A portion of the Fulvia fulva chromosome 1, complete sequence genome contains these proteins:
- a CDS encoding Organic hydroperoxide resistance protein: protein MASIRTLRPLLRSAPRLTTLTPPTKRFLNWSSDAPLTTAQATVTGGRQGHATSPHFDFDLGMPTNLGGDGKKTNPEELFAAGYGACFQGAMGATAPSLGLKNPESTIETDVHLIGDLKKLDLGIRVDMKITGKDIKLEDLKKLVEKTKTVCPYSRATEGNVTTNIEVAVE, encoded by the coding sequence ATGGCATCAATCCGCACCCTCCGCCCGCTCCTCCGCAGCGCCCCACGTCTCACCACTCTCACCCCACCAACCAAGCGCTTCCTTAACTGGAGCTCCGACGCACCTCTCACCACCGCCCAAGCAACCGTAACCGGCGGTCGTCAAGGCCACGCCACATCCCCTCACTTCGACTTCGACCTAGGCATGCCCACCAACCTCGGCGGCGACGGCAAGAAGACCAATCCCGAGGAGCTCTTTGCAGCAGGCTACGGTGCTTGCTTCCAAGGCGCCATGGGTGCCACAGCACCATCTCTCGGCCTCAAGAACCCCGAAAGCACTATCGAGACTGACGTGCACCTCATTGGCGACTTGAAGAAGCTGGATCTGGGTATTCGTGTGGATATGAAGATTACGGGCAAGGACATTAAGTTGGAGGATCTGAAGAAGTTGGTGGAGAAGACGAAGACTGTGTGCCCGTACTCAAGGGCTACTGAGGGCAATGTTACTACCAACATTGAGGTGGCTGTTGAGTAA